A stretch of DNA from Vanacampus margaritifer isolate UIUO_Vmar chromosome 1, RoL_Vmar_1.0, whole genome shotgun sequence:
AATCCAACTCCAAACACGTCCGCGAAAGGAGTCCGCCAGCCTACCAATCAGTGGCatagctaaatttgcatatggcacTGATAAAGGTCGCTTTCTTAGGTGGCTTGACTGGAGGGAAAATGTTGCGTTGAGTCGGGGCCATATTTATTTCTGTAAACGCTCATTGCGCACGTTGCGTTCACATTGAggtcgcatttgtttttgtaatgttaacagtccataaaaagatcggatttaacaaaaaatctgaattggacatcacgccctgcagtgtgaacgtagccttagtgTCATACTTAGACAGACCATCACCATCAGAAGAAAATTTATACTGTACAGTTCGACAGACTTATCGGTTGCCTTTTTAAGCATAATATGCAAATATATCATCCACAAGATTGCCGACATATGTGGTGTATAACATTGGTGGACCAAGTCATGACATCATTTTTCTTATTGGTCACAGATTGCGGCTGTGTCTGAATGTCCACCCTGAATGTCTAATAACCTCTCATTCACTATATAGCCCCGCACTATATAGTGGCCTAATGTGTAATGCCCTCATTATGTTTAGCGAttcggacagccagctcactactacctcgtcgcatatcacgtgaccaccgtTCCTGTCATGACGTACTGGCACATAAATCTCtctatttattgtgaatgaaaatgttttgaaattgtgTCTTATGTCCTTTGTTGCACATAttatcaactaaaaaaaattacttatttcCATATTATCGAGTTAATGCATCGCTTTGATTCTCGCGCTGTcactcgcaatgcattgtggtttATATCAACGCGGTTGAGTGAGCATcaatgttcactacttttccgagtgcattgtgggtaattttgagggccctacattttcgctccctggacattcggacacagctaCAAAATAGCGTGACCCTCAGTAGGGCACTATATATGGAGTAGGGTGCACATTCGGACCTGTCTATGTTCATGGGCCGACCCCAACTCTTATCGCAGGGGTCGAATGCACAGTAAATGGGCAGCATTTTTTGCCGCCTGATTTTATACTACCTCAGAAGCGCATATGGGGAAAAGCACTTAAGTCAAAAAGAGAATATACAGAAGGTCGGAtttgacagggaaggagcacaTTTAAGAGTAGAACGTGTAGGTGCTCAAATGACAGATGAAGTTGATGGCCATAAAAATCCCGGGCCTTTTTGCTGTGCACGGGATAATACGGGCCTTCTAGCACATCAtttcttgtcttttctttttttaagatggtAGGAGATGCTGAAGCTGTACCAGAGCCCGCGAAGCAAGCGGAAGAAGAGCCAGCCCCTGTTGTTGAGGAAGAGGATGCAGCTACAGATGAGGAAGCCAACCTTGTAGCCACAGAGTCTGACTCAGATGAGCCAACGCAGGAAGCTTCAGATGACGAGCCTTCTACTGAGCAGACAGAACAACTGCTTACCTCTCCAAAAACCGATGCACCACACATAGAAAGGGAGGAGATTCGGAGTGATGAAGAGGCCTTCCTGGAGGAGATGCCGCTTGATGAAGGTGATGCCAAACCAGAGGAGGATGATCGTGACGATAATGATGAGGGCGTAGTAGATGCTGAACAAGTTGAATCAGAAGACGAGGAGTTCGGCAATGAAGTGGAACTGTAGGACAAATGCATCAGAAGACATTGTGAGACAGTAAGAGAAGCAAATTATAACTATGCACAGTAGtcaaattgatttattgtacCATCACATCGCTGCTAATATtctcacctttttttgtgtctcaGCAGAGGGGAAGAACTCCTTCCATCTACAGTGACAAATATAGAGGCATCAGTGCTTGCTGTGTGTGCAGCATACATCAGGTGACACAGGTGCGCTTTGACAGACCACTAGTTGATGAGTTCAGCCACTAAACTGAAGTCGGATGACAGGATTTCAGGTTATCTATCAATAACCTCACAAACCTCCAAAGCCTTTTTCTGTAAACACTTTCTGTCTTTCACTTGGGTATGTTCCACTTCTTCCAAAATCGGGGCTGTGTACGACACAGCAAATGCATTTTCTTGTTAACTGTAAACTGTAGTGACACGGtttccttgtttgttttttaagtgtgggtcaggaggaaaaaaaatacaagaattgTCAGCTGTAGATCTTGGGGGAAAAATTTGACAAGAATGTCGGTGACACAGTTGGCTTCAATAattgcatactgtatgtgtaagaCGTTTTTATAATTTCTGGTAGGATTTGCATTGCATTTTTTAACATAACTGGGgcgtttgtgattaatcataagtACCTTCAAATTTGAATTAGTTGTTTTCTGTTACatcaagcaaacaacaaaaatatttttgtccattaaCTTAACATTAGGCTGCCAATTTATAGAACATTGGGATTCTCGGGGACAGTGTTCTCTGTGAGTTGCTTATATACTGTAAGTGTTTGTAATTCATGTACAAGCATAATTTATATTCATCTGCAGGCGAACTGAAATACACACTGCAGCTAGTTAAGGTTGTATTTAGCTATTTGGAGCTTCTATGATCAAGCACTTTGCAGCAAACAACTTGCAGTGATTGTGTTTTAGCTCAACTGGAACTAATAAGAAAAACATTGCAAACACAAGTAAGTGATTGATGTGAGGTTCATCTAGAGTCAGCTTTGGCATAACCGGAATgctagtctaaaaaaaaaaatcttgattaaGGCAACAACTGGAGCCCAGTGTATGTACCCTGATCATAGCACCGACTTATAGATAATAGACAAATAATGACAACAACTATGCAATACAGAAAAAGCTGTGATTTTTGGTATACATTTTGAAACAATATTGTGTATTCATGTTTCCTAGACTCGTTTACTATACTTCTGTACAGTATTCCTTTTAAGCACTGCTGTACATTTCCCTCAGAATTCAACTGAACTAAGATGAACTTCAAGTTCaatttgtctttgaaataaatttaattatgCCGTTTTTAAAAGTGACTCTGTGTCTCATATTTactatgtgtgttttttatttatattattattaattattattattattattttattatgctATTCCAGCTGAATTTTAGGCAAGAGGCAGGGTAGGCCCTGGACTGGTCAAACAATCATTTACACTCACACCCGTGTAAAATTTAGAAACTTCAATAAGCAtgcacccaaaaatgttctttacaatattatattCTATGTAGTCCTACTTGTCTAAACAccgtattctgattaatactgcatttatgaaatgtgatttttttttttttgccaaattcaCCCAtttcagggagcggccattttactacttgctgtcaactgaaaataacatcacagctgctcagggcaCAGGTAACAAACAATCATGGCTTAcccgttttctgagtttggtcatgtaacatttcacaagctgagccgtgattggttgtgaccGGATCCCTGAACAAGcacgatgtcattttcagttggcatcaagttgcaaaatggccgccctctgagatggctttaaaaacgggtggattttgctgcttaattcatattccacaaatgcaatattaattagaatgccTGTTTTACACAAACAAGGCTGCATAGACTGTATTATAAAGAACATTTCtgggttgacttccgctttaacctttgtgaaaaacaaatgctttttttcaaaCATAGGAAAAGACACCACTGTTTATTGTTCCAAGTGAATTCAACTCCACCAACATCATTACTTGATGGCGAGTATTGCTGATATAAGTCTCTATGTGGGAAACTAGAAACAGAGTCAGTAAACTTCTGTGGTGGCCGTAAAGgattatgggtaaaaaaaaaaatcccttcttTTCTTAATGGCTGGTCAGGAGTAACAAATACGCAAGGTGGGTTAAAGGTTGCACCAAGGCACTTCTTCAAAGTATTCTTAACATTTAAAGAACCTTTCTTTCATGAACTTCTGCATCATTTTGCTGATAGGAATGAAAATTTGGCCCTGcacaaactccacacaagaaGGCTGGACTCCCAATTCTCATAGTGAATGACTTAGAAGCATTGCAGAGACACACAGATTCCATTTAATTCATTATGCAGTGAGAAGAAATTCCTATTTCCCAACATGTTTTAAGAGAAAGGTTTGTACAGTATCTTATTGGCTGAAAGTCATATGTGAGCATGAGGCCCTCCCTAGAAAACGCTTTCGGCAACTTGTGttgtaaaataataacactTCCATGTTGGAGCCCTGGTAAATTAACACTGATCCATCGATGTCAAAACTTGGATGCAAATGTGAGCAGTGAGGCCGTTGCAAGTAATACAATTTATTTGGTCATATATGCCATCTGTCCCAGTAAAATGTGTATCTGAATCAGACGTTGACAAACAGAAAGTCATAATTGATTTATTCTCTGTTACCACTCCCCATGCCCTTCCTTCCCCCTCTACACTATCTTGtttccatctctctctctctctctctctctctctctctctctctctctctctctctctctctctctctctctctctctctctctctctctgctcaGCCTCTCCCTTTCATCGCTGCTGCAGTGTTTCACTTTCTGACCTTCTGCTCGGAGTATGCATGCTTTGGTGCCCAGGTATGTTTCATAGGGGAAATTAGTTCTTCCCTTAATTCTTTATCAAATATACAAAGTTATGagtttctgatttatttatttatttacaacattCTAGTTCCTATGAATGTGCAGGTGTTGAAGGCCATTAAAACCGATGTCATGTGAGGCTATTACTACAGAAAGTGAGATGACGTTACCTCTCCGATCTGACTAGCTTTTAATCACAGCAGCTATTCGAGATGTAGCCTACATTTTGAGTTGTAGCACAAGTGAGACTTTTCGTGTAATGTGACAGCTTTTCTTTCTATTCCAGTGCTACGGTTTAAAGTGAACTCTTTACGGCATCTGAACCGCTAATGAACCTGAAGCCGCTTGCTTACAACATTTCAGGCTTAATCCTGAATGTGCACAGTCATGTCAGTCCTTTTCCATTCGAGCTTTGCACTGTTGATTCAGCAGAGTGCGCTGCTGACCAGATTGTCGATTCTCAGGATTCAAAGCGACTCCACGACAGGCACTTACAGCCAGGCAGGCAGGGGAGAGGTGGGGGAAACGTAAGCCTCTCCCATGATGCTGATTActcagctcttttttttctgtggcgCCACATATTGATTTGAAGGCCTCTATCATGATGCCAATTCAATATGTCATTTTCCAAATGTGCTGAACAGTGAGGTAAATccctttatttgtcttttagactaaaaacatttgggtttggcATCAACAGATGAATGTAAGGCAGTAATTCACCTTtcatttcttgtcattttttctGGTCCTGATGCAAAACTGCATTacagcatttatttatataaaacacCACTcttcgtatatatatatatatatatatatactgtatatatatatataacagataatttaaaaaaaacaatttgtaaatcCAGACGTAGCAAATTTCCTTtacattgcatgaaattaaaggcAATTGTCTATTATcttttccatttgttcataaaaaacatgttgtatagaacacacaataaaatgaaacaaataaccCAGTGGCCAGACAAAGTCCAAATCAAAAGATGTGATTGTACAACTTCTTTCTAAGGAATTCAGTGAagtgtaaaaaatttaattcaatacaatagggcATAAATATACCATATTTGGTCGTTTGACCAGCAATTATGAATAAAGCCTCTAATCCATACTTTTTGTAGTGGTTTGTCAAAGCTTTTAGATTTGCCAAATTCTGGTAAGTGTAAGTTCATTAACGGCAGTAAAATGGTAAATTATTGAAATTGCATGGTTAGTATCCGTATTTTTTGTATGACGGGAAgcttgcatgtttaaaaaatttaaatctgtGTGCCCGTTGTAGTTCCAGACTTTATCTGACACCTGTCAGGGATGAAGAAGCAGAGTCTCAGAGGAGGGCGAAATCTCGTCATGCCAGGCAGACCCGCAGGTCAACGCAGGTAACTCCAGAATGCAGTACAGAAGCCAAAAGCTCACAGGTGtgtgtttgattgattgattcatgAGGCCAAGTGAATGCTATGCAGGGAGTAACTCTGACAGACTTGAAAGCGGCTCAGAAGATCAACAGCTCAGAAGAGTCTCTACTTGATGGGAAAGTGGAGGATAGAGCCAAAGAAACCAAAATCAGCCCAAGATGGAGCAACACAGATGAGGTCAGTGAGAATATACAAGATTTCATGCTATAAGCTTTGTGTGATTCATTTCTAAATTCAAGATTTGTTTTCAGTGATCAGCGCATTCCCATTCAAAATGAGTGTTATGTGACTATACAGCAGGGGAACATAAGACCCAAGTTACAAAGCGTTGCTGAGCTTACGGAAGCCTGCTGCCAGCTTACATCCACCATTACTGGCATAAACTCCATCAGAGGTCACATTACTTATTTGATTTGACCATCAAAAAGAGCTGACGTTGATTGACAGTAGACAAAACCTCATATGTGCAGTCGGTGGAAGAAGGTGGAGAGATGAAAATCAGAATCCTCTTGAAGAAGAACAGCTTCCATTTACAAGGCACAGGAGCAGACGACATGAATTGGACGGATGCGATGAATCAGACGGCACCGTTGCAGAGGTATGACGATCACGTGACAAAGCCATGCACCCATAACTACAGTGAGTGACCCTATCATCTAAAtcatttctatttatatataatcCAAATTAAACACAGTCTTTGCTTCTCTAAAAGAGCTCTGGCAAGGGATTTGAATGTGTCTGACGTTACAACTCACACTTTTagctgtcaaataaaaacatcctCTTAAAGGTTTGAGGACATTCTAATCTGCACTGACAGAAGCCGTTCAGTTTAAAACTAGCCTGTTTCTTGCTCTTGCAGAAGATTGGTTTTACAGTCATTCTAATTGCAATGACAATCAGCATGGGATCAATCGCGTGCGGAACACCACAGATCGATGAGCACTGCGTCACACATCATAGGTGCTGCTCATAGTGATgccaaaatgaagcttcatgaggcacttgcaatatttttttgctcatcTAGATGGTGTtgttggtttaaagataaaagcTAGTGCAattgaaattgattacatttccactacATCTTAGACCAAGAATGCTATCTTGATGagtcaaaaaaatatcgcaagagCTTCATAAAGTTTCAATTGTCTGACGATCACTTTGTACAGCAGAGGTCACATACAGAAAACTCtaaggatgcaagggccactttaaAATTTCCCCCCTTTAATTTGTCTAGcacaccaaaatcagtcaatcaagctGTATGTACTACAgtgtttttccactttaaaaactGTTACGTGAAAAACTTTCTACAAGGTCAAATCAGAACAAAAGCAGAGCATTCTGTCGTaagcaggtccagaaagtaaattccctgccacagtttggctttagctagctccctagcagctaaacgagcaccatgggagctaactagggaactagctagggagctagctagctagcacctggggccaaagccaaactgtagcagggtatttactttctggacctggatttgccacccctgGTTGTAAAATGACCACTTTTTAAGCAGTTACTCAGGAATCATTCATGTGATATTTTCGCAATTTTTACCTTAACACAGGGCagattttttcttgtaaaaatcaatcatctttattcaccacagtgtcatgaacaaaaatgttgttaCTACTTTaaccattcactgccattgacagctataaacgattaattacaattttaaaaaattaatcgccccttgccccaaatttttaataatctttttaaaaaaatgaatttatggcagtgaatgagttaatagcagaTGCCATTTCTAGGATAAGACGTGGGCCGCTAAAATATGGATGGTGGGCCACAAATtacatacagtaatgacatgCATTACACTATTCGCTTAGAGTGTCTATTCACTGATATTGAATAAACAAAGGTTTCAaaagtcaacaacaatggcgatgacccaaaaatacaaaatgaacattAATAATGCAATAAAGTATGACTAAGATTTGAATTCACTCACTGCTTTGAAATGGTTTAGTTCTCTTTTATGTGTTGTTCTCACCAGTACCACTAGAGTGCATTATAGGACTTTTACTCACCAAGCCTAGTTGAAAAGATTATACACGATTCATCTAATTCAAACTGATAGTCTGAAGGCCCCTGGGTAGAAAATTGTTTTATGGCATACTTAAATTTTAATGGATGATGTAAAACCGATATCTACTCGTCAGCCACAAACAATATGATTCCACCAAGTACATTATTGCACCTCGGGATGACTCCGTTTTCATCACGGCCATGGTTCCAAATTCTCATCCCGTTCCTCCTTCAGCCGAAAGGCATCTGCGCTTCAAAGCCACTAAGCTCTCATCTCTGACGCAACATTTGAAGATGCGCTGTAACGGTAGTCGCGAAGCACGTGTGCGTTCAACTTGTTGTGCCGCTTAACATCTCACAGAGGCgcagtccccccccccgccctccaAGTGGCTTTGCTTCTTCACAGCACATGGCTGGAGTGTCTCAGCATTCCATACCATATTGGGCAAAACGCAGGCGCTCTCTGTGTAGTCCGAGCCTTCGAGTCAGAGGGATTGCCTCCCTGCTTTTACCTTCTTAGCTGATACTGTGCTGTGTGGGTGAACTTTGACTCTGAACGCCGGTGCCGATTCCTCCCACTTGCTGCAGTGAGGGATGAATCTAGCAGCACTGTGTCAAAGAGCATTTTATTAATGCCCTTCGCCGTATGGAGAGAAAGCCACTTTTCCTCAGGGGCTGACCTCGGGTCAGAGGATCAGCTGTTCTCCGCGGTAGCATCAGAAACAGAAATCAGGCGGTGGTAACATGAGTGTCTCTCAGCATTACTAAGAGGACTATATCTGGCTGTGATAATCACAGCCAGGCTTCATCAGTGGAGTGGCCGGCTGCGTGTCTCTAGTGCCCTCCGCTGTTCCGCGCCGCTATGATCCCAACACATTTTCCACATAGCGTTTCAGTAACAAAGAGGAGGACAGGTGCAGATGGATTGAGCTCTGTGATCTCGTCACCTTGGAGCTGTTCAGTCAAGTCATCAAGAATGTTTGGACAACTCGTGTATCAGGCTGTAGATGATCTTGTGAGATCTTGTACAAAGTGTAGATGACTGCATCGCATTGCTACTGAAATGTTTGTGGCTCCATATTGAGAATGCAATTTCAAACTGTATGTAGAATGTAGccgggttgggggggggggggggggggggtcagcccGAGGACGCTCCAGCTGCAACTTTTAATAGTCTGCACCACTGCCAGTCTACTACTCTCTGTATACACAATGAATACCATTGCTGTTATTCAGATTAGGAAATTCAGACACAAGTGATATAGGTCCACACTTTATTTATACAATTATGTGAATGGTTACGGAGAACTAAACAATCTTTCTTGGGACATTTTAcctctgctttctttttttcttccaccaTTTGGAATTGTCATCTCTTATCTTTCCATCTACTCTCTTTGCCCTGTGCAAAAGGACGTCAGCATGCAAACCTCACTATATATGGAAGACAGCATGGTCCAAGCTCTTGTGGGCGAgcacgtgtgtgtgtcagtCTGTGTTAAATGGAATACTTTGACATTTAAAGCTTTGCCGCTCATTTAAAGATACAGTACTGTAGATAACAATAAAGGAGTCAGCTACTTCAATTAGTTGTTCCAGACCATCAAGGTCTATCTTAATTGTTATTTCTCCTTGAAATGGATTCAATTAATGATgatgtgacattttttattgCCAAGTATGGTACAGCAtagggggtgtgaattgcctagtacctggcgattcgattcgtatcacgattcataggtcacgattcgattcgataccgattaatcccgatacaaatctataaattgattgttgcgattcttttaaactcaaatttagaaaatactaatcggtaaacttgtacatgtacactgtaagatttgtatgaaaatgtatttatctgaaaattcaggcttataactgagccactgcatttaacaaacaggttgcagtctgtttcatgtctgaacagcactaaaataaaatattaagctaaccttaagtaagacgttttgttgaatattcccgtaaaaaaatggatgcttaaaaatcgattcggcctcatatcgaatcgattcaagaattgcgcgctgtaatatcgcgatatattgcagaatcgattttttctaacacccctagtacaGCATATACTTGACAGCATAACAGCCagaacatatactgtacacctGAATGCATGATAGTGCAACATTTGATTGGCACTGTCAACTTTACCAATGTTTATTACAATATAGTGGGAATTTTTTGATGATGTCATGAAGATAAGTAAGGTAAACAAACGCCTCTCAGTGTGATTCTGTAAAGTTCTTCACTTCCGTAAACTGcaactacaataataaacatatttttcaatttcTAACCAATGGACGATTTCGAGCATACGTCACGAGTCAAAATGGCGACGGCTTTACTCTATTTACATATATAGATAATAATGCAACCTGTCTAACACCTAAAATATGTAGAAaactaaataatacattttatcacACTCAAAAACGATTATTTCCACTTACATAAGTGCTCACTACAAAGCATAGTGGTCTTGGTTAGCCTCCATTTAAAACCGTCCAGTTCCAAAGTTTCAATGATCATTTAGTCTCCATCATGTTATTGTTGGAACATCCTACTGCACAACAAATTTTAGGATGGAGAGTTTGGCATGCAAGTCACACACTGTAACGAATTGACTGAAGGAaataactgacaaaaaaaattgccagcTAATTCTAGTAAAATCTcagtacattactgtattttttttatcaaacatttactgtatataaattacatttacatcctgtatttacttttacagcaattcactgtaatctagtttactaaagttgccagtaaattcttgtaaatacataataaagtATGTCATTGTAAAATCcgtccattcattttctgaaccgcttattcctcaaaagcgctgctggagcctatcacagctggctttgggcagtaggagGGATACACTCTGAACAGGCTGCcggccaattgcagggcacacgaagacaaacaaccatacacactcacaatcacacctagggacaactTAAGTGCTCAATTAAccggccatgcatgtctttgcaatgtgggaggagaatggagcacccggagaaaacccgcACAggtacggggagaacatgcaaaccccaCCCAGGAAgaccgaagcccggacttgatctcacgccCTCAGCATTGGGAGgtagatgtgctaaccagtcagccaccgtgccgcccttgttgtaaaatcaatcctcgttctgcagccgagtgcataaatgaatgttagctgtaatgttgcctgtttatcgGAGAAATGCGATGTGAAGACGATGCAGAATGCTCTCGCGCTAAAATATTAATCTTGtccagtgacgtgcagtgagctctaggtttgggtaggcaggcagtcgcaaattgagacgagtgtacaacgtatcctagggtgaccatttttttttttcatttcccaaaaaaagaggacactcagcctgacctcaAGATACTTGagactcagatacaagatgccacacattcaaactattttaacatatgcctcctctgtatgggtagaaaataaaacaaaaaaaacattactctcttttgaagtcttcaatttttttgctccgcaatctttttttatttatttttttactttgagcggGGTTCGTGCTCACCGCCTGCCGGTGCGACAGCTCAACACTTGCtgctcagctaaagttctggctcaccgtcagccagtgcgcagtctgccagccacagtaaagTATACGTTGCAgtctcccatttgccgcacaacaaaaaactgacaatttcaaacccgctCGGATGCctggaaagaatgtaataaagtgaatatctccctgtaaaacagcctacttactcacaaaatcaagctagcaatagcaatagcaatgccaaacgccatgtaaagtgaaacagccagttcatcgaagcacatccacaaagccaatctttccttttgcaccattctttgtaaaaagtacaaatacatttttgtccattactttgctgaagatccggtagctaaggcgttggtctcccatccttcaaaataaGGCGtattccctcaaaagaaaggtgtgaaaataattgtatattctccagagtggcgtcatcttaacgctttgctgtgttttgaattcacaaatgcactGTGCGGAATTACATTTGCATGGGAATAATACAGCGATGTAAAAAGGCcgcgtagcgatctgcctattagcgtaaaggacttttctaccaggaaactgactacgcatgcgcgaacacacatTGCTAGTATGCAGACAGGGcggggaaaagcacagtagcggtgtgccttcaggagcataatttttgcagcattttcgcgtaatgagtcatttttaattgaggtttgaaaatgaccaaatgttgtcacttttaaacctataggtagtgtaggctttctgaaatgaaagtaataattaaaataaatagaaaaagccaagcAGTtttaactttcatttcagcctggggtaggcagtgcctacc
This window harbors:
- the LOC144037759 gene encoding protein phosphatase 1 regulatory subunit 12B-like isoform X4, producing the protein MHALVPSSRLYLTPVRDEEAESQRRAKSRHARQTRRSTQGVTLTDLKAAQKINSSEESLLDGKVEDRAKETKISPRWSNTDEQGNIRPKLQSVAELTEACCQLTSTITGINSIRVGGRRWRDENQNPLEEEQLPFTRHRSRRHELDGCDESDGTVAEHDRLSRFDSSGENVSDRLGRTSSYTRRETRLASLNKPEQDTISKDYKKMYSEALQENERLKSRLQDSKQELVNIRSQLEKVAQRQDRIAEKSSLLESEKKEKQALEKRASGMEEEMKQDPPVRFRCGYQP
- the LOC144037759 gene encoding protein phosphatase 1 regulatory subunit 12B-like isoform X3; this encodes MHALVPSSRLYLTPVRDEEAESQRRAKSRHARQTRRSTQGVTLTDLKAAQKINSSEESLLDGKVEDRAKETKISPRWSNTDEQGNIRPKLQSVAELTEACCQLTSTITGINSIRVGGRRWRDENQNPLEEEQLPFTRHRSRRHELDGCDESDGTVAEHDRLSRFDSSGENVSDRLGRTSSYTRRETRLASLNKPEQDTISKDYKKMYSEALQENERLKSRLQDSKQELVNIRSQLEKVAQRQDRIAEKSSLLESEKKEKQALEKRASGMEEEMKVLTELKMDNQRLKDENGALIRVISKLSK
- the LOC144037759 gene encoding protein phosphatase 1 regulatory subunit 12B-like isoform X2 → MHALVPSSRLYLTPVRDEEAESQRRAKSRHARQTRRSTQGVTLTDLKAAQKINSSEESLLDGKVEDRAKETKISPRWSNTDEQGNIRPKLQSVAELTEACCQLTSTITGINSIRVGGRRWRDENQNPLEEEQLPFTRHRSRRHELDGCDESDGTVAEHDRLSRFDSSGENVSDRLGRTSSYTRRETRLASLNKPEQDTISKDYKKMYSEALQENERLKSRLQDSKQELVNIRSQLEKVAQRQDRIAEKSSLLESEKKEKQALEKRASGMEEEMKHSVPSLLPLIRHLVCGMDSKEASLVCCVCVILNTIQ